Proteins encoded by one window of Vitis vinifera cultivar Pinot Noir 40024 chromosome 10, ASM3070453v1:
- the LOC100264251 gene encoding transcription factor bHLH112 isoform X1: MADEFQTGVCGGTWWNPARNSFIGGPSPCSTALNDTGSFGWPTEMVDIKARSCEESASVSDSSIVFQDIQKPQQPDSASGGGSMLMESTLQMMGFGLSSSSTTTDWNPALIRGSGRAESNYHSMLQDDMSSRLNGMDSPQIQKDWSPKNFSTGGEDSSICALKPMNQGFALDQQRLNSINSSGDSTVTCQGFSSGFPMGSASYGYPSTLLQGLYDPDPQPQQYLFDNRSMNYSSMANYRTSMNELSPSWPKYSPYMKPSLPKQQPNSHLHFTNNTPFWNASAAALNDIRASFFPSPQSQFLTPTFEEKPNCSKLTTKLNTEEVRDSGSVLKKSSAEPAFKRPRIETPSPLPTFKVRKEKLGDRITALQQLVSPFGKTDTASVLHEAIEYIKFLHDQVSVLSTPYMKNGAPIQPQQTSEKLKDTEGSKQDLRSRGLCLVPISSTFPVANETTADYWTPTFGGTFR; this comes from the exons ATGGCAGATGAATTTCAGACGGGGGTATGCGGCGGAACATGGTGGAATCCGGCGAGGAACTCCTTCATCGGAGGGCCATCACCGTGCTCCACGGCGCTGAATGATACGGGAAGCTTTGGGTGGCCGACTGAGATGGTGGACATCAAGGCAAGGTCGTGTGAGGAGTCCGCTTCGGTTTCCGATAGCTCCATAGTTTTCCAAGATATTCAGAAACCCCAGCAGCCGGATTCCGCCAGCGGCGGTGGCAGCATGTTGATGGAATCGACTTTGCAAATGATGGGTTTTGGCCTTTCGTCATCGTCGACGACAACGGATTGGAATCCAGCTTTGAT TCGTGGTAGCGGCAGAGCTGAGAGCAATTATCATTCCATGCTCCAAGATGACATGAGTTCGAGGTTGAATGGGATGGATTCTCCTCAAATTCAGAAGGATTGGAGTCCGAAGAACTTTTCCACTGGCGGTGAAGATTCATCCATATGCGCGCTTAAGCCCATGAATCAGGGTTTTGCATTAGACCAGCAGCGTTTAAATTCTATCAATAGCTCCGGCGACAGTACAGTGACTTGCCAAGGCTTCTCTTCAGGCTTTCCCATGGGTTCAGCTTCATATGGCTACCCTTCCACATTGTTGCAAGGTTTATATGACCCTGATCCTCAACCCCAGCAGTATCTTTTTGATAACCGGTCAATGAACTATTCATCTATGGCGAATTACCGGACAAGCATGAATGAATTATCGCCTTCCTGGCCTAAATACTCTCCCTACATGAAACCCTCATTGCCTAAGCAGCAACCTAATAGTCATTTGCACTTCACCAACAATACACCCTTCTGGAATGCCTCTGCGGCGGCTCTAAATGATATCAGAGCGAGCTTTTTTCCTTCACCGCAGTCGCAGTTTCTCACACCAACATTTGAAGAGAAGCCCAATTGTTCCAAGCTCACCACAAAG CTCAATACCGAGGAAGTTCGAGACTCGGGATCAGTGTTGAAGAAGAGCAGCGCTGAACCTGCATTCAAAAGGCCTCGAATTGAAACACCATCGCCATTACCAACTTTTAAG GTCCGTAAAGAGAAGCTAGGGGACCGAATCACTGCACTCCAGCAATTGGTTTCCCCTTTCGGAAAG ACTGATACTGCATCAGTTCTCCATGAGGCCATCGAGTACATCAAGTTCCTCCATGATCAAGTCAGT GTTTTAAGCACTCCATATATGAAAAATGGGGCTCCCATTCAACCACAACAG ACTTCTGAAAAACTGAAGGACACAGAAGGGTCCAAACAAGACCTAAGGAGCCGAGGACTTTGCTTGGTGCCAATTTCGAGCACCTTCCCAGTTGCTAACGAGACTACAGCTGATTATTGGACACCAACATTTGGAGGAACTTTTAggtaa
- the LOC100264251 gene encoding transcription factor bHLH112 isoform X2 — protein MADEFQTGVCGGTWWNPARNSFIGGPSPCSTALNDTGSFGWPTEMVDIKARSCEESASVSDSSIVFQDIQKPQQPDSASGGGSMLMESTLQMMGFGLSSSSTTTDWNPALIRGSGRAESNYHSMLQDDMSSRLNGMDSPQIQKDWSPKNFSTGGEDSSICALKPMNQGFALDQQRLNSINSSGDSTVTCQGFSSGFPMGSASYGYPSTLLQGLYDPDPQPQQYLFDNRSMNYSSMANYRTSMNELSPSWPKYSPYMKPSLPKQQPNSHLHFTNNTPFWNASAAALNDIRASFFPSPQSQFLTPTFEEKPNCSKLTTKLNTEEVRDSGSVLKKSSAEPAFKRPRIETPSPLPTFKVRKEKLGDRITALQQLVSPFGKTDTASVLHEAIEYIKFLHDQVLSTPYMKNGAPIQPQQTSEKLKDTEGSKQDLRSRGLCLVPISSTFPVANETTADYWTPTFGGTFR, from the exons ATGGCAGATGAATTTCAGACGGGGGTATGCGGCGGAACATGGTGGAATCCGGCGAGGAACTCCTTCATCGGAGGGCCATCACCGTGCTCCACGGCGCTGAATGATACGGGAAGCTTTGGGTGGCCGACTGAGATGGTGGACATCAAGGCAAGGTCGTGTGAGGAGTCCGCTTCGGTTTCCGATAGCTCCATAGTTTTCCAAGATATTCAGAAACCCCAGCAGCCGGATTCCGCCAGCGGCGGTGGCAGCATGTTGATGGAATCGACTTTGCAAATGATGGGTTTTGGCCTTTCGTCATCGTCGACGACAACGGATTGGAATCCAGCTTTGAT TCGTGGTAGCGGCAGAGCTGAGAGCAATTATCATTCCATGCTCCAAGATGACATGAGTTCGAGGTTGAATGGGATGGATTCTCCTCAAATTCAGAAGGATTGGAGTCCGAAGAACTTTTCCACTGGCGGTGAAGATTCATCCATATGCGCGCTTAAGCCCATGAATCAGGGTTTTGCATTAGACCAGCAGCGTTTAAATTCTATCAATAGCTCCGGCGACAGTACAGTGACTTGCCAAGGCTTCTCTTCAGGCTTTCCCATGGGTTCAGCTTCATATGGCTACCCTTCCACATTGTTGCAAGGTTTATATGACCCTGATCCTCAACCCCAGCAGTATCTTTTTGATAACCGGTCAATGAACTATTCATCTATGGCGAATTACCGGACAAGCATGAATGAATTATCGCCTTCCTGGCCTAAATACTCTCCCTACATGAAACCCTCATTGCCTAAGCAGCAACCTAATAGTCATTTGCACTTCACCAACAATACACCCTTCTGGAATGCCTCTGCGGCGGCTCTAAATGATATCAGAGCGAGCTTTTTTCCTTCACCGCAGTCGCAGTTTCTCACACCAACATTTGAAGAGAAGCCCAATTGTTCCAAGCTCACCACAAAG CTCAATACCGAGGAAGTTCGAGACTCGGGATCAGTGTTGAAGAAGAGCAGCGCTGAACCTGCATTCAAAAGGCCTCGAATTGAAACACCATCGCCATTACCAACTTTTAAG GTCCGTAAAGAGAAGCTAGGGGACCGAATCACTGCACTCCAGCAATTGGTTTCCCCTTTCGGAAAG ACTGATACTGCATCAGTTCTCCATGAGGCCATCGAGTACATCAAGTTCCTCCATGATCAA GTTTTAAGCACTCCATATATGAAAAATGGGGCTCCCATTCAACCACAACAG ACTTCTGAAAAACTGAAGGACACAGAAGGGTCCAAACAAGACCTAAGGAGCCGAGGACTTTGCTTGGTGCCAATTTCGAGCACCTTCCCAGTTGCTAACGAGACTACAGCTGATTATTGGACACCAACATTTGGAGGAACTTTTAggtaa